The Platichthys flesus chromosome 23, fPlaFle2.1, whole genome shotgun sequence DNA segment AGGGGGTGTTCAGAAAGTGAGAGTATATAAATACCTGCGAAGATGGAAGATACATTTAAAGGACATGGCGGGATGGAATAGTAGAAGTAAACATGAGAAAAGAACCCAATGAGAGGGATCTTCTAAGAAAAGCAGGCTTACACGCAGGGGTATTGTGCGAAGGACACCCGGTGGTGCAGGTGGAGCTGAGCTTGTCGATCACCCCAGTGATGTTCTGCACCCGTCCGTCCACCATCGCCTTCACGTTGTCCATGTTGAGCAGGTTGATTCCCTCCATGCGACCCTGCAGGGCCGAGATCTGGCCCCGGGCGTTGCGCAGGCTAGCCGACATCCTGTTCAGCTTCACCTGGGAAGGGGCCAGAGCGGAGGGGGGAGTGGGGGTTAGTGGATTATTTCTGCGCACCGAATACAAAGCAGGTGGATTAAGCGATGTCACCCGTCTCCTCCCCGTTGGTTTTCATGGCAGCCAATTTGAATTTTTCAGAACAGCAACAGAAACGAATCCGCGACGGCGTGATGGTTGGCCGGCCGCCAAAAGTGGCTGCGAGAGTCAACAAGCTTACCAGACAAAGCAGAATTTACTGCCATTGGGTCGGCTTCTAAAGctgatcacccccccccaccccccaatgCCCTGTTTACAGTACCAGGAATTTTCCCTGGTGAACTGTTGCCAGGTAGGACTTCATGGATCCAGCTTTCCTTCCAGTTGGCTACATTTGAATGGGCATGTTTAGATGACTTTGTGTACACGgtgagaacatttttttttcagtatgATTAGATCAGTGTCACTGTAATCTCCACAAGGCTGACAATGATACTGGTCTATGGGGAATTTGCTCTTCAAAGAAATGTAAAGGAACTGGTGCAGTGCCACTTTTGCCCTTTTTGCACAGACAGTTCtaaaattattttacagttaaaagAACAAATTCTGTTTTCTCTGAGTATCAAACTTGGATCAGGCTGACATAGCATCCACTTAACTTATAGTGACATAAGCAATGAGAATGTAACAGTTCTGAAAAAATGATATCTAAATATTGACCTGGTTTCCTCTTTGCACTGAACCAAGAACAGGCTTCATAACCCAGAATGATTTCATTTAAAGCTGAGACTCAGCTGCCTCTTACCTGCATCTCCTGCATTGAGCTCGGGCTTGGTGTAATTTTCCAAAAAACAGAACCTTGTCCCAGTCCAGCACCATCCACAGTAGCTCCAGGCACCATCCCATCTCCCCTCTCCTCGTGACTCAACCCACCTATCACCTCCTGTCCTGTCAGGTCCAGTCTCACTTCTTCCCCAGCATCCTTCTTCCCTTGATCAGCCTGCTGGTGTCCCGCTGCCCCGCTGCCCCGTGCTCCGCGGCACTCCTGGCACCCGCTCTTCAGCTTGTTCACCACCTCCTTCAAGCTCTGCAGCTCCTTCATTGTCTTCTCCAGCAGCCTGAACTGCTTGGGCAGCTGGATGGTGAGAGGGGGCAAGGTGAGCTGGTATGTGCAGTCCTCGCCCTCCTCTGCCCCGGCTCCGGAGCTCCCGCACTGGCCAGAGGGTCTGAGCTTCATGGGGCAGGAGGTGGGGGTGCCAGAGTCAGATCCCAAAGTGAAAGGTCCTTTCGCGTCCCATCTCTGGTGTGAGTTGACAGGGATATCCGCTGCCTGGCTGATGAGCGGCACCATGGTTGCCGTGAGCAGGAGGCTGGCACAAACGCAAAGCACAGTTGTCCTCATTTTTTCTGCTTCAGATTTGGAGAGGAGAAATATGTGTAAAGTGAAAGTGTGTCCAACTGCCTCTGAAATAAACTCCAGCGAGTGGAACTATGTCTTAAAtagtgtgtgttgcatgtgtgtgtgtgcgcagatTATCTGTAGGTATGgagtatgtgaatgtgtgtccaGAATCCTATTGgtttaagagtgtgtgtgtgtataagcgcagcctgcaggagggagagagagcgcagGGGAACTGCTGCTGCCTCAGATAGCTGTGTCATTAATATCAGGacgagtgagggagggagggggagagagagcgagggagagagagagagagtgctgaGTTTTGAGGGGATGGGAGGGGCGGCACTGTTGCGTAATGCAAAACACCATATCAG contains these protein-coding regions:
- the fgl2a gene encoding fibrinogen-like 2a, whose product is MRTTVLCVCASLLLTATMVPLISQAADIPVNSHQRWDAKGPFTLGSDSGTPTSCPMKLRPSGQCGSSGAGAEEGEDCTYQLTLPPLTIQLPKQFRLLEKTMKELQSLKEVVNKLKSGCQECRGARGSGAAGHQQADQGKKDAGEEVRLDLTGQEVIGGLSHEERGDGMVPGATVDGAGLGQGSVFWKITPSPSSMQEMQVKLNRMSASLRNARGQISALQGRMEGINLLNMDNVKAMVDGRVQNITGVIDKLSSTCTTGCPSHNTPAFMLAPRDCSDYNILETRKNAVYRITPDPRNGTFDVYCDMESFGGGWTVIQQRLNGSVSFNRTWAEYKKGFGNLRGEFWLGNDYMHLLTKAKDMVLRIELEDFEGVREYAKFDQFYVANEFLRYRLSISGYSGTAGNAISLNKHFNHDQKFFSTPDRDNDMYPSGNCGAYYSSGWWFDACMSANLNGKYYHKRYKGVRNGIFWGTWHNMSTEYYPTNYRQAFKTVKMMIRPKNYAP